The Trueperaceae bacterium genomic interval CGCGGCAACTGCGCAACACCTACGCCCAGTTCGCCCTGGTGAACCGCTGGGTGAGCGGTTGGCGACGGGTGTTCGAGCGGCTGCTGGCGCCGCGGCTGTTCGCCGGCGCCACCCTCCTCGACGTGGGTTGCGGGGGCGCTGACGTCACCCGCTCGCTGCTCCGGTGGTCGCGGCAGCTGGGGGAGCCTCTGCTGGTCACCGCCATCGATCCCGACCCCCGCGCGCTCGAGTTCGCAAGGAGCCGCTCCCGCCCAGGTGAGATCGAGTTCGTACAGGCGACCGCCGAAGAACTCGCCCGTGCCGGCCGACGTTTCGACTTCGTCGTGTCGAACCATCTGCTCCATCATCTGGAGGAGCGAGAGCTGCCGGCTTTCCTCGACGCCTGCGGACGCCTGGGCGGCCGCCTGGTCGTACACAACGATCTGCGACGCCACCCTGTCGCGCTCCTCGGCTTCGCCCTTACCTGGCCGATCTTCTCCGACTCGTTCATAGTTGGGGACGGACTGCGCTCGATCCGGCGGTCCTACGCCCCGAGTGAACTGCGCGCCGTCCTTCCCGACGGCTGGCGACACGAGACGCTGGCCCCGTTCCGGAACCTGGTAGTCCTCGAGCGATGAGCCGAGTCCTGATCGTGGGCGCCGGCCCGATCGGACTCTTCCTCGGCTGCAGGCTGGCGCTCGAAGGCCACGAGGTCCAGATCCTCGAGATGCGGGACCGCATCTCCCCGTCGGCGCGTTCGATCGGGATCCACCCGCCGGCGCTCGAGGCGCTCGACTCGGTCGGCGTGGCCGAAGCGCTCATCGACTGCGGTGTGGCAATCCGCCGTGCCCACGTGTACGACGAGATGCGATACCTCGGCGAACTGGA includes:
- a CDS encoding methyltransferase domain-containing protein; protein product: MLLERATRLRERMDDPACDPRQLRNTYAQFALVNRWVSGWRRVFERLLAPRLFAGATLLDVGCGGADVTRSLLRWSRQLGEPLLVTAIDPDPRALEFARSRSRPGEIEFVQATAEELARAGRRFDFVVSNHLLHHLEERELPAFLDACGRLGGRLVVHNDLRRHPVALLGFALTWPIFSDSFIVGDGLRSIRRSYAPSELRAVLPDGWRHETLAPFRNLVVLER